The segment TCACGGCGCCGATCGCGGCGGCGATGCCGCCGATGAGCGGGAGGTTCGAGAAGAACCCACCGCCGGAGTCGCCGATCGGGCCACCGACCACACCGCTCGACTCGATCGCGGAGCGCTCGTCGCCGGTGACCAGATACTTCGCGTGAATCGCGATTTTCTGGCCCGGCTGAATCGTCGTATCGAGCGAGACCTTGTCACCCTCGTTGTCGAATTGCGAGGTCTCATCCGACCACGTCGAGATATCAGTAAACTCGGTGTCGGAGACACCCTCGGCGTATTCGACGGCGAGATACCGATTCGATGGGAGTTCCGTCTCGGCGACGAGTTCAGCGTCCGCGTAGCTGAGGTCGTACGCCGAGGGGAGTTCGAGGCGGTAGTAGAGGCTCGCCCGGTCCGAGAAGGACGGGTAGCCGTCGGCGGCGGTAAAGTTCACCTGAACGTCGGAACCTCCGACGTCGGAGGTGCGGAACTTCACCGGCATGGTGAGGTCGTGAATCGCACCCTCATCGAGCGCATCGCCGATCGTCGAGAGGTCGTCGATAGCGATAGCGCCAGTCTCCTTGTGTTCGGTGACGGTCTCGGTCTCGAGTCCGTCATCGTCGTCGGTGTCGACCTTCCGCTCGCCGAACGACCATGTCGTCATCTTCTCGACGTTCATGCCCGTGATAGTGAGGTCGGCCGTCCCGCCGACGAACTCGATTCGGACCTTCTCGATGTTGTCGAACGTGCCGTCGCCGGCGGTGTTCGTAGCCATCTTTCCGAGTTGCCGCTGGTAGACGTAGCCCTCGCCGGTGCCGGTAGCGATCACGTCCTCGGCCATCGAGGCCGAGCCGTTGACGATAGCCTGTTTGTAGTCGCCGTCGGAGTCGACGACTTCGATTTGGACCTCGGCGCCGCTCGCGAGGGAGTTCACGTCGAGCACTAACTGCAGGTAGCGGTTCGGCTCGTCACTCGAGACGGAGAAGTTCGAGTAACTCGCGGAGTCGCCGGCGGCCGAGGCACTCACGCCGATCGCTTCGACGCCGGCGGCCGGCTCGGTGTCGGTGACCGACGCGCCGGAGGCCGTCCACTCGCTCGCGTCGAGGCCGCTCGCCGAGTTGTTAGACTCGTCTTTGCGCGGGAACTCGCCGAGTGCGGCGGCCTCGAGGTCGGTCGCTTGGTACTGATAGGTGTTGTTCACCGACTCGTTGAGTGTGCCGGGTAACTGTGCCTGTGAGCCGTCGTCGGCTTCGTAGGTGAGCGCCGAGGACCAGTCGAGTTGATGAACGTCTTTCGTTACGTCGGCCTCGATGTAAGCGCCTTGAGTGTAGTCGCTCCCGTCGTTCACTTGTGCCGTCGCAGCGGGAGCGACAGCGGAGAGGAGGACGAGCGCGATGAGGCCGAACGTGGCGAGGCTACGTCGCACGTTCGTCGAGCACCTCCTCGGCCGCGCGGAGATATTCGTCGTGAGCGATGCGTCGATCGACCCCCCGGATGCGGGGGAGGGATTCTCCGGTCATACGACCACGCCGAGGCGCGTCGCCTCGGATAATCGCGCGGAGGGTGGCCGGGTTGATATGTAAGTCGGATGTTACGACTCTCGTAGTGACTCGCGTAGTAACTCGAAACAATATTTATCTCATAACAAACGTCATGACAGGATGCAGTCCCACCTCCCATGAATCGGATTCCCGAAAGTCGGAAGCTAAACGATGCGGGGAACAGTGTTTCAGTTACTTTACCGAAAGGGATGCTCGAGACGTTCGGCGTGATCGACGACGGCGGCCTCGCGGTCGAGGAAGCCTCGCCGTATCTCGACACCGATCGGGGAGTAATCGGCGTCGAGGTCGAGATACCCAAATAGCGGTCTCACTTTTTAGAATCGAGGCGTCTCGCTTATCCCGGTAGAGCGGATGGATTCGAGTGCCGGCACGAAAATCGGCCCCCAAGAGTCCCACCTCCCAGGGGGCCGGCTCGGAGCCGTCCTCCGAGCGAGTCGATATCTACCTCGTCGTAGTTAACGGCTTTGCGGAGTTGCCCGTCCTAAGAGGATACTGCAAACTGGTTTCGGATTTGGTGGGGGGTATCGGCACCCTTGTTTTATCGAGGATCACCGGGGTTACGGCCCGAGTCGGCCGGAGCGGAGCGGTTCGGCGGTAGCGGCGCGCGTTCTGCGCGCCGCGTAATTGTTCTGCCTCCTTAGAGGCATTGTCGTAAGCGGATTCCGCAAACCGGTTTCGGCGGCGCTCGCGCCTCACGCCCCGAAACGGCTGTTTCGCGAGCGGCGATCGAAGGCGCTCGAGCCGGCTCGCCGCCGTCGACGGTCGCGATCGCGTCGATCACGCCGAGCGCCGGCGCGTCGATCACGCCGAGCGCCGGTCGAAAGTGAGAATCGGCGCGTTCACGCCGCTAACGCCTGAAAATTATTGACGTCGAGGGGTAGAAAACGAGCGATGCGACTAAGAAAAGAGCGAGCGCCGGCCGAGGTCGTCGCTACCTCGGCGGGCCGAACTCGCGGATTCTCACGTCCTCCTCGTCGCGGCGGTGATCGGGCGACTCGAGTTCGTGTTCGAGGTCGAGGAGGTTACCCTCCCACTCCGAGAGGTAAACGAACTCGCCGCGCTCGCCGTCGGCGTCCTCCTGGTCGTCGGCGCGTTCCTCCTGGTCGCCGTCGCCGTCGCCGCTCGACGAGCCGCACCCGTTCGCCTCGCCGTTCTCGCGCGCCTCCTCTCGCTCGCGAGCACGTTCTTCGCGACCGAGCCGGCGCGCGGAGATAGTCTCCTCGTCGAAGTGGGGGGCGATTTTCGAGTCGATTAACTCCGAGACCTTCTCGTAGAGGTAGTCGGCGTCGAAGGCGATGATCGCGGGGTTCCCGACCGTGACCAGGAGGCCGAGGTCTTTGAGTTCGCCGACGTGATACTCGACATTCGACCGACTGTAGCCGGTAGCCGAGACGAGTTGATCGTACGTAGCGCCGTAGTTCTCACAGATAACGGAGAGGATATCATACTGCGCGTCGGTCTGATACTTCATCGCCGCCGACCACACGACCGGCTCGAAGCGGCTGTAGAAGCGACGAAGGTCCTCGCGACGACCCTGCGGATGCGCCACCTCGACAGTCGGCTGTGTGCTCGGCTTGAAGTAGTCATCGGCGACGAGGTCGCCGTCGTCGACGCCGGCCCACTCGAGGTGAGAAAGGACGAGTCGGCGGAGCGACTTGAGAGTAGAGTCCCACTCGGAGAGGTGAGCCGTCGACTCGCCGCCGAGGCTCGCCTCGAGCTTCGGATGGTGAAGGGGGTCGTCGCGAGAGCGGTCCTCCCAATTGGTCGCCTGGTAGCACTTGAGTTCTCGAGAGAGACGTTTTGTCGTCTCCTCGCCGTCCTCGATCGCGTCGACCTCGAGCGGGTCGAAGCCGAGGCGGTCCCACCGATCGGAGGTGATACGGGCTTCCATCCACCCGGCCTTATCTCGGCGTTTCCACGTCTTCACCTCGGCGCCGCCGCCCACGTCGATGAGGTTCTCGCTCTTATCGAGGCACAGTTTCACCGGATGCTTCTCGTCGATATCGAACCGGACGTGAGTCTCGAGTTTGAAGATGCGCGCCGAGTCGGCTTTCATATCGCCCACGTCGACGAGGTCCGGGTCGCCACCGAGGCGCTTGAGTGCGTCGGAGAGGCAGGTAAAGAGCCGGTCGATCACTTGCCCGGAGCGCTCGACGTACGTCGTTCGGATGCGGAGACGAGTGCCTTCACCGTACGGAATCGAAAAGTCGTTACCGTCCTTGTAGGTGAGTCCCTCCGCCTGGGGCTGGATATCAATCGAGCACGACGTAGGTGGTTTCTTGAGTTCCTGCTCGCCGTCTTCGTCGGTCTCTCGACGTTTCAGCGTAAGCTTGTATTCGTACCATTGTCTCCACTCGCCGGCCGAGTTCTCTTTACCAGCTTTCCATCCGCTCGATTTGAAGACCCAAACGTAGTCTCCGTCGGGGAGAAAGTCGGGGTCGGCCTCGACGATTTTTTCGCCGCCGGCCTCGCCGATCACGTCGCGCCACAAGTCCATGCTGTGATTATACTGTTCGAGGCCGTCGTCGAGCACGACCGAGACGCCGACGCCGTGAGTGATCGAAGCGGTCCGTCGAATCTTCGTCGCCGTCGAGCCGCTTTCGAGGTCCTGGGGAACCACGTCGGCGCCGAACTCGCCGCTCGCGAGGGATTCCGAGTCGAAGCTCATAGTTCGCCGGCCCCCTCAAAACAAACGTCCATCCCAGTGTATCCACAGTTAAGGCACTCGTACAGGTCGGCTTTCTGCAGGTCGTCGGTAGGCTCCGTAGCATATCCCTTGTCGATCACGCCACCGACGCCAGCGAATTTACACCTCGGACAGACCGGGTTTTCAGGAGCGGTCATCGACCGAGCACCTCCCGGTTCGGCACTAACCCCCGGATGCGGGTGCCTCTTGAGGGAGCGAGACGGACCACGCCCCAACCGCTCACGTCGGGGGCGATCGCCGGCTCGCGCCTCGCGAGGTCGGCGTCGAGCGGAAGGACGAGCGAACAGTAGTCGCACCGCCAGCCGTAGACCGGCACCTCGTCGGCGCCGAGTGCCTCGAGGGCGGCCTCGTCGACGAGGTCAACGTCGATGCGGTGCGGCCTCCTGGTCGAACTCACGTCGCGGCTGCAGGAGGGGCACTCGAAGCGACCTCGCGAGGGGTCGCCGTCGATCGGCGCGACCTCGGCGGCGATCGGGAGCGGTGCCTGATCGTCGAGCGTCTCCTCGTCGACTGGGAGCGAGCCGCGCGGGCCAGGGTCGGAGTGGTGCGACTCGCTCATCGGTCGACCTCCCACTCGCCTCGAATGAGTTTCTCGAGCGCCATCGAGACGGAGATTCCTTGGTATCGGTTCGGGCGCCAGTAGATGCTAAGACGGGCGCTCGTCCCTCGGTCGGGTTCGCGAACGTCGGTCACGACACCGACCGAAGGGCCGGCCGCATGGCGGTTGATGAGCCACGTTCCCGAGCCGATCCACAGCCGACCCTCGTCGGATGAGTCGACGCTCATCGGTCGACCTCCTGGTCGACGGCGTAGTTCGCGAGCGGTTCGGCGAGGTCCGAATCGAGGACGGTCGAGAGGGAGGCGCCGCGCCGAATCACGACCACGTCGGCGGTAGCGATATAGCGGGCCTCGTCGGCGTTGAACTCGTCCGCAGGAACGCGCGCGCCGCGCTCCCACAGTACCGCCGGCTCAAGCGAGGGCGCGGCCGAGCGGTCGAGCCACCGCTCGCGCAGGTGACCGGAGACGACGGGAGCGGCGCTCATCGGCTTTCACCTCCGTCGGTCTCGACGCCGTCGCCTTGGCGGCACCGGTAGCACGTCACGCCCTCGCCGCTCGTCCGGCCACCGCAGGAGGGACATTCGGGGGAGTCGTCGCGTCGATGCTCGGCGCGCTCTGCGGCGCGCTCATCGGCTTCACAGTCGCGGCACAGTCGACCGGAGCATCGGCGGCCGCATCGACACCGGCTCATCGGTCGGCCTCCTGGTCATCTCGGTCCTCGACGAGCCACGTCGTCGAGCGGCCGTTATGCGACCACTTCTCGATATGAAGGCCGGCGCGCTCGGCGGCTTCGACGATGTTGCGACCGACTCGCTTTGCGTCGATTTTCTTATCGACGCCGTCGGCGCTCTCCTCGAGCACGTCGTCGACGAGGTCGCTCGAGTGTAGGTACTCGAGCGTCTCGACTCGGTCGTCGAGGACGGTCGCGAGGTCGTCTCTTAGCTGTTCTTCCGCGTAGTCGGATTTTCGGCTTCCAATCGACATGGTTTCTCCGACCAGGCCGACCGGGAGAACCGCATCAATGCCCAAATGGCGAAACGCACGATTTTGGACTCCTCGGCGTCCGTACCGGGGATATTTAGAACCGAACGTTTTTGATTAGCGCGTGAGTAAGGCATGATGCGGAAGTTAGGGTTAGCCGGGGTCACCTGGTCAAAGTGTTTCCCCCGGCTCGTTTCTCTCGGTCTTGACGGTCGAGTATGTCGACCGAATTGCCTTATAGCCAACGCTACATATCGGCACGATGACGAGTAAACGGTCGTTGGTGTGGGGGGCGGCTCTTGAGAGATTGGCCGAAGGAACGACCGGTTTCGAGACGCAGGAGGTTAAGGAGGCGGCGGGCGTCGGTGACAAAACTGCATTGAAGGGTCTCGATGATATGACCGAACTCGGGTGGCTCATCAAGACGCAGGGAGGGCGAGGGCGGTCGTATCTGTGGGAACCGTCGGGGAAAGCGCGCCGAGTGTTCGAGGCGTATGAGGACGTTCACCGGACCGGTGAGGATTTTCATAGCGACGATGAGGATTCGGTGACCGAGCGATGAAGAGGCTCACCGTCTCGCTTCGCGACGAGCACGTCGAGCGGCTCGAGGAACTGGTCGACCAGGAGGGCGGGCCGGAGTCAAAGAGCGAGGCGGTGAGGTATCTCATCGACGAGGCGGAGCGCGTCGAGTCGCTCGAGCACGACCTCGAGGTCGCGGAGGCGCGCATCGAGGACCTCCGTAGGCAAATGGTCGAGCGGGAGAATATCGAGGAGGAGGTAACGGCACTCGCTCGTCGCGTCGAGGACCAGGAGGCGACGCTCGCGGCGCCGTTCTTCGTTCGGTGGTATCGGTACTTCCGAGGCGATCGGGGGGATTCGGAGTAACCCCGTGAATCGGCGTCTTCGCGGAACCGCGGGGGGTTGCGCATCGACAAATCCGGCACCTCTGGTTTTGCACACGACTCCCCCCGATCGCCGATCGAGAAATATCAGAAATCAGTAAAAGAGTGTGCAAATCGAGACAGTCTCCGCACCGATCACGCCGGAGGCACGACCGGCGACTGAACCGGATATATAAAGAGGCACCCGTTCAGCAACCGCAGGGAAACGACTAGGAGGGCGTGTGTGCAAAATCAGAGTATGCGAATAAGAATGACCGACGAGCGAGAGGATAGACTCCGTCGACTCATGGAAGCGACCGGCGAGTCGACGAAGGCCGGGGCGATCGACCTCGCCATCAAACACTACCTGAACGACCTCCAAAACAAGCGGCGAGTCGCCGAGGAACTCCCAACGAGCGCGCTCGAGGAACTCCACACACCATTTCTCCCACTCGATCGCGAGACGAACGTCGGCCGCGAGGATTAGAGCGCCGACTCGAGGAGGTCGACGCCGATATCGAGGCCGGCCTCGATCGCATCGTTCGCGAACGCGAGGAACGGCTCCGGGTTCGGCTTAAGCCACCCGGCACCGATCGCGAGCGCGAGCACGACCAGAGAGACGACCACGTACGTCGTCGTCGAGGCGGCGAGAGTAGCGACAGTCGTCGCGGCGCTCGCCCCCTTCCGCAGATACAGCGCGGCGACGACGAGGACGGCGGCGATCATGAGCGAGCCACCGACGCCGAGCGCGCGGAGGGCCTCGAGGAGTAGACTCATTGGTCGATCACGACCGGACGGCCTCGGAACTGGTTGTAGGCCCACCAAACGACGATACCGACGGCGGCGATACCGGCGATCGGGCCGACCGACTCGATCACACTCGCGAGCGCGGTCGAAACGCGGCCGGAGTAGAACTCGATAATCAGGAGGCCCGAACCGACGCTACCGACGGCGGTGATGATTCCGCCGGGGAACGGGACGGCGCCGACGAACGGGATACGGAGGCCCGACGGCCCGCCGATGCGTCGGTGCATGACGTAGAAGCCGGCGGTAAGAAGGCCCCAAGCGATCACGACCACGGTCGGCGACGAAAGGGGGTCGCCGGAGTCGCCGCCCACGTCGACGGGACCGACGACACCGCTATCGCTCGACACGGGGTCTTTCAAGAAGACGAGCGTCTCGGCCGAGTCGTCGTCTTCGAGCGTGAGCGGAGAGTTCGCCGTGCCGTCGGCTCGCACCACGTCGTTCGTCTCGGACTTGAGGACGTAGTGAGTGTCGTCGGAAGCCGAGAGATAGGTAAAATCGACGGTATCGCCATCGTGCGCGCCGGGCCGAACGACGAACTGTGGTTCTTGCGTTCGTGGCTCGTCGACGGAGACACGAACCTCACCACTGGTCGGGTTGACTCGGACGGGTATCGTACTCATGCGCGCCTCGCCGCCGCTCGAGGCTGCCGGAAGGTAGACGAAATTGTAGCCGTCGGCAGTAATCTTCGCGTAGGGGTCGGCGTTCGACCAGGAGGCTTTGTAGGCGTAGTTGATGCGACCGGCGTCGGGCGTCGCGCCGACCGAGATATGCGCGTCGGTCGACCAAGAGTCGATTCTAAACTTCGTATCGAGGCGTTCGCCTTTCACCGTCGGCTCGGTAACGGTTATCGAGCCGTCGACGACGTTCACCCGACGAGCGGTCGTTCGTACCTCAACGGTGTCGCCGCCGTTCACCGACCCCATGTTGACGGTGAGAGTTGTATTTGAGAGGGAGTAGGACGATTGACTTACCGAGGACCACGTCCCTCCGTTGACTCGCGTCTCGATCGAGGAGATTCCGACCACGTCGCCGGCGAACGGGATAGTGAGCGACACCGATGAGCGGTCGCTCGCGAACGTCTTTGAGACGTTGTAGGATTCGCGCCACTTTTCCGAGGAGTAATTAACTGATTGTTTATCCGATGCATCGTGGACATAGTCGAGGTTAACCGACGGCGACGGAGCGTCGGCCGAGAGCGTACCGTCACCGACCGAGACGTTTACCGTGTTCGATGACTTGACCCAAGAGTCGTTCGCCGAAAGCGAGACGGTCTCGCCATCCGAGAGCGTCCCCGAGTAACTCGTCGTCTCGCCGTTGACGGTAACGACAGGGTCGACGGTCTTCGATCGTTCTTGTATCTTTAGCGTGTAGTCGAGGTCACCGGGGCCAGCCCCGGAGAAATTCAACTCGGACGAAGATGTTGAGAGGTCGATTGTCTTGGTTTTACTCTCTCCATCCGAAAAGTCGCCGAACGAGACCGACGTACCGGCGCCATCCGAGACCGACACACTCGATACCGTCCGTTTAATATCAGTCACGGTTACGTCTGGATACGCACTTTCGCCCCCGAACACACTATCAGTCGCCCACGTTGACGATGCACTCGTATCGATTGCGATCAATAGCGAGTCTTGGGTACCGTCATTATCCGTTCCTGATGTGACAAATTCGATAGTGTATGTTGTATCTGACGACACCGAGTAATCGGAGACGGAAACGCTCTGTTTGCCAGTGGTATGCGACGGGTCCCATCCAGATTTAATCTGTGTTCCTTCGCCGTACGTCTCATCGGTGCCTTCCTGAACGATATAGATATCGACGGTATAGCCGTAATCATCGCCATTTGCATATTTTATATCGAGAGTCAGGTTTTGGATCGTACCGCTTGCATCGGGTTTGATCTGCATTTCCGACGAGAAAGCCGTGTCTCCTCCACTGTCTCCGACGAGTCGGATAGACTGATCGGTGTCTCCATCGCCATTCTGCTGAACGACATTATAGCTATCAACGGCGTTGTCAGTGACAGTCAGCTCCGGCGATGAACTGTTCGGGCCTGTGGGCGGAGCATTTCCGGCGATAGATAGCGAGTTCGTCGCGGAGGGTTCAAGATCGGTCTTTGAAACATTCTCCCACTCGGTCGAAGTCTCGCCACTTACGTTGATCGAGAAATTCGACACACTATCAAGCGACGAGAGTTCGTAACCCACGCTCGAGCCGTCGGAATATGATCCTGTCAGAGACACCTCTCCGCTGAAAGTCACAGTGTTACTTGAGAAGTGCGGCACCTCGAAGACAAGCATTCCGGCGTCGTATGTGACGGCTCGAGACCACTTCGATCCGTCTTCGTGAGTTCCGTATACGCGCTTAGGAGTATATCCGAGCGCGTCTTTCACGGCGCCGGCGCCGATCGCGACGCGCCGGCCTTGGGAGTGCGTGTCGTCTTTGAGCACGAGGGCGAGGCTGCCGCTCGAACCGGCGACGGAGCCGTTATCGAGGTAGTCGCTCGCGCGATCGGGAGTAGTAACGACCACGCGGAGCGTCTCGGCGTGCTCGCTTGCCATGACGTTCCCCTCGAGGCGAGTCGCGTCGATCGCCGGGTTCGTTCCCACCGGCACGTCTTCGCTCACGTTCGCGTCGGGGACGGTGACCATGCCGCTCGGTACGGCGGCGGCCGTCGCGACGAAGGGGCCGGCGAGACTCGCGACCAGGAGGACGGCGACGAGCACGTTCACCGCTCGCTCACCGCTCGGTATGAACGACCTCACCGCCACCACCTCCGGGGGGACCCCTGTAGCCCATCCGAGACGCGCGCGCGTAACAGCGAGTGCGAGCGAGCGCGCTCGCCTTCGAGCGGCCGATTCAGAGAGGGGTCGATATTGGAATTTTTCGCGCTCATCATCTCACCTCGAGGTCGACCGAGAGGGTTCGATCGTGCGGCGCCGGGATATCGTCCCACCGCACCTTTCGCTCGAAGTTCCGTTCGGTGAACGGGAGACACTCGCCGATATCGTACCGGGAGGTCATGTCGTTCGTCATCGGGACGGAGTCCATCCCGATCACGTCGTTCTTGCTCGTCGGGTTCGCCGAGCCGGGCATCGAGATACGCCACCGGATTTTGTGGCGGATAAGGTTGTGAATGTCGCGCTCGGAGTGACCGAACGCGAACAGCGAAAGGCCATACTTCCGAGCGTCGACGAAGGCGTCGCGCAGGAGTTCGACCTTCTGATAGGTGGCGAACTGATCGGAGCGAGCGGCCTCCGGGGCGATATCCCCGATTTCGTCGAGAATGAGGGAGAGAAAGTCGTTCGGTCCCTTCTCGACGCGGGCGAGGACGTAGGCGAACCACCAGTGGTTCAGT is part of the Haloplanus natans DSM 17983 genome and harbors:
- a CDS encoding MarR family transcriptional regulator produces the protein MSFDSESLASGEFGADVVPQDLESGSTATKIRRTASITHGVGVSVVLDDGLEQYNHSMDLWRDVIGEAGGEKIVEADPDFLPDGDYVWVFKSSGWKAGKENSAGEWRQWYEYKLTLKRRETDEDGEQELKKPPTSCSIDIQPQAEGLTYKDGNDFSIPYGEGTRLRIRTTYVERSGQVIDRLFTCLSDALKRLGGDPDLVDVGDMKADSARIFKLETHVRFDIDEKHPVKLCLDKSENLIDVGGGAEVKTWKRRDKAGWMEARITSDRWDRLGFDPLEVDAIEDGEETTKRLSRELKCYQATNWEDRSRDDPLHHPKLEASLGGESTAHLSEWDSTLKSLRRLVLSHLEWAGVDDGDLVADDYFKPSTQPTVEVAHPQGRREDLRRFYSRFEPVVWSAAMKYQTDAQYDILSVICENYGATYDQLVSATGYSRSNVEYHVGELKDLGLLVTVGNPAIIAFDADYLYEKVSELIDSKIAPHFDEETISARRLGREERAREREEARENGEANGCGSSSGDGDGDQEERADDQEDADGERGEFVYLSEWEGNLLDLEHELESPDHRRDEEDVRIREFGPPR
- a CDS encoding ribbon-helix-helix protein, CopG family; protein product: MKRLTVSLRDEHVERLEELVDQEGGPESKSEAVRYLIDEAERVESLEHDLEVAEARIEDLRRQMVERENIEEEVTALARRVEDQEATLAAPFFVRWYRYFRGDRGDSE